A stretch of the Clavibacter sp. B3I6 genome encodes the following:
- a CDS encoding VOC family protein, with translation MTDTDPTTAPLTSITAVHHVRLSVSDLARSRAFYEGVLGLTPAIRSEADPSDPGVLEDPSVFFGGVIYGVGDQLLGLRPVAGDGGTFDPAVRGLDHVSLAVGSRDDLVAAAALFDARGIAHGEVTDLDGMSILSVQDPDDINIELVAAG, from the coding sequence ATGACCGACACCGACCCGACCACCGCTCCGCTCACCAGCATCACGGCCGTGCACCACGTGCGCCTCTCCGTGTCCGACCTGGCCCGCTCGCGCGCCTTCTACGAGGGCGTCCTGGGGCTCACCCCCGCCATCCGGAGCGAGGCCGACCCGAGCGACCCCGGCGTCCTCGAGGACCCGAGCGTCTTCTTCGGCGGCGTCATCTACGGCGTCGGCGACCAGCTCCTCGGCCTGCGCCCGGTGGCGGGCGACGGCGGCACGTTCGACCCCGCCGTCCGCGGCCTCGACCACGTCAGCCTCGCGGTCGGATCGCGGGACGACCTGGTGGCGGCGGCCGCGCTCTTCGACGCGCGGGGCATCGCGCACGGCGAGGTCACGGACCTCGACGGGATGTCGATCCTCTCCGTGCAGGACCCGGACGACATCAACATCGAGCTCGTAGCCGCCGGCTGA
- a CDS encoding GNAT family N-acetyltransferase, translating to MTGVEVRALAASEVGRLEREEPPGRGFARAMWELQEAGGSVLLVAWDGDRPLGSGQLDLRGDRPELRNLQVQEAARGRGVGTAIVRAADARVAPGRLTGGVALDNPRARALYERLGYRGTGRITTSAYEYVDDDGRTRQATETDEELARDLD from the coding sequence GTGACGGGCGTCGAGGTCCGCGCGCTCGCGGCCTCGGAGGTCGGGCGGCTCGAGCGGGAGGAGCCGCCGGGACGCGGCTTCGCGCGGGCCATGTGGGAGCTGCAGGAGGCGGGCGGATCCGTGCTGCTCGTCGCGTGGGACGGCGACCGGCCGCTCGGATCCGGCCAGCTCGACCTGCGCGGCGACCGGCCGGAGCTGCGGAACCTGCAGGTCCAGGAGGCCGCGCGCGGGCGGGGCGTCGGCACGGCGATCGTCCGGGCCGCGGACGCGCGCGTCGCGCCGGGCCGCCTGACGGGGGGCGTGGCGCTCGACAACCCCCGCGCCCGGGCGCTGTACGAGCGGCTGGGCTACCGCGGCACGGGCAGGATCACGACGAGCGCCTACGAGTACGTGGACGACGACGGCCGCACCCGTCAGGCGACGGAGACCGACGAGGAGCTGGCGCGCGACCTGGACTGA
- a CDS encoding DNA-3-methyladenine glycosylase, with the protein MDQGGAGETAPDARTTYLPDREVDLRLVLRPLFRGVADPTCRWDPAPPGARRVGVWRTARTPLGSASLRLDPRSDGGVEARAWGLGAEWAIAGVPELLGEGDDWSDLDVSAHPLLRDARRRLPALRLMRTNHVFEAMASAVLEQKVTGLEARRAWRQLILAHGEPAPGPVPAGMRVLPAPERWRLIPSWEWHRAGVDPKRSRTLIAVATSAAGLERTLALGRGSDEITRRLRSIPGVGIWTAAETTQRAHGDPDSVSVGDFHVHDTVGWALAGHAVDDDGMLELLEPWRGHRQRVMRLIEASGFRKPRFGPRMTVQDHRGH; encoded by the coding sequence GTGGATCAGGGCGGTGCGGGGGAGACGGCGCCCGACGCGCGCACCACCTACCTCCCCGATCGCGAGGTCGACCTCCGGCTCGTGCTGCGCCCGCTGTTCCGCGGCGTCGCGGATCCGACCTGCCGCTGGGACCCGGCCCCGCCCGGCGCTCGCCGCGTCGGCGTCTGGCGCACCGCCCGCACGCCGCTCGGGAGCGCGTCGCTGCGGCTCGATCCGCGCTCCGACGGCGGCGTCGAGGCGCGCGCCTGGGGCCTGGGCGCCGAGTGGGCGATCGCGGGCGTGCCGGAGCTCCTCGGCGAGGGCGACGACTGGTCCGACCTCGACGTCTCCGCGCACCCGCTCCTCCGCGACGCCCGCCGCCGCCTGCCCGCGCTGCGGCTCATGCGCACCAACCACGTGTTCGAGGCGATGGCGTCCGCGGTGCTCGAGCAGAAGGTCACGGGGCTCGAGGCCCGCCGGGCGTGGCGGCAGCTGATCCTCGCGCACGGCGAGCCCGCCCCCGGCCCCGTGCCCGCCGGGATGCGCGTGCTGCCCGCGCCCGAGCGCTGGCGCCTCATCCCGTCGTGGGAGTGGCACCGCGCGGGCGTCGATCCGAAGCGCTCGCGCACCCTCATCGCCGTCGCGACCTCCGCGGCGGGCCTCGAGCGCACGCTGGCGCTCGGCCGGGGGAGCGACGAGATCACGCGACGGCTCCGCTCAATCCCGGGCGTCGGCATCTGGACGGCGGCGGAGACCACGCAGCGCGCGCACGGCGACCCGGACTCCGTGAGCGTCGGGGACTTCCACGTGCACGACACCGTCGGATGGGCGCTCGCCGGCCACGCGGTCGACGACGACGGCATGCTCGAGCTCCTGGAGCCGTGGCGCGGCCACCGTCAGCGGGTGATGCGCCTCATCGAGGCGAGCGGCTTCCGGAAGCCCCGGTTCGGCCCGCGCATGACCGTGCAGGACCATCGCGGGCACTGA
- a CDS encoding copper resistance CopC family protein, translating to MVAGASLATAALALAGLAQGSGPDGALPASAHNYLVSSSPAPGSTIDAPPSEVTLTFNDVILDLAAGGGAADDATTGSSPAAGGSSVVQVTGPDTAGTHFETGCATDGGRTVSVPVALGGSGEYRVTWRVVSADGHPVSDSMAFTYRAPAGAPASAGTPDGPGCAAQAEGGAASSGDGATGSADPGSTTTDPGIAAGREEGVAPYLGVVVGVGVGIVVLAAAAVVLIVMTGRRRSAGGAAASGSDAARDPDGGPPAG from the coding sequence GTGGTCGCCGGCGCCTCCCTCGCGACGGCCGCGCTCGCGCTCGCCGGGCTGGCGCAGGGGAGCGGGCCGGACGGCGCGCTGCCGGCATCCGCGCACAACTACCTCGTGTCGAGCTCGCCGGCCCCGGGGTCGACGATCGACGCGCCGCCGTCGGAGGTCACGCTGACGTTCAACGACGTGATCCTCGACCTCGCCGCCGGGGGCGGGGCGGCCGACGACGCGACGACCGGGTCCTCGCCCGCGGCCGGCGGCTCGTCGGTCGTGCAGGTGACGGGACCGGACACCGCGGGCACGCACTTCGAGACCGGCTGCGCGACCGATGGCGGCCGCACGGTGTCCGTGCCCGTCGCGCTCGGCGGATCCGGCGAGTACCGGGTGACCTGGCGCGTGGTCTCGGCCGACGGGCACCCGGTCTCCGACTCGATGGCCTTCACGTACCGGGCGCCCGCCGGGGCGCCGGCGAGCGCGGGCACGCCCGACGGCCCGGGCTGCGCCGCGCAGGCGGAGGGCGGCGCGGCCTCCTCCGGCGACGGCGCCACCGGGTCCGCGGATCCTGGGTCCACCACCACGGATCCGGGCATCGCCGCCGGCCGGGAGGAGGGCGTCGCGCCCTACCTCGGGGTCGTCGTCGGCGTGGGCGTGGGGATCGTCGTGCTCGCGGCGGCCGCGGTCGTCCTCATCGTGATGACCGGGCGGCGGAGGTCCGCCGGGGGAGCCGCGGCGAGCGGATCGGACGCTGCGCGCGACCCCGACGGCGGCCCGCCCGCGGGGTGA
- a CDS encoding cell wall metabolism sensor histidine kinase WalK has product MMALIAVTVTARSIFLTQVEQDANAEIAQEFDEFARFATEGVDPTTTRPFGSAERLLATYLARQSPGTGESMAGVIGTQVVGTQTPDRGSTPDLADADDLLEDMLDPRQRSGSLPETEDGPVRWGRAEFVVGSETGALVIAQFTDQERDGVDDAVVTIAWVALGGLLLSSVIAWLVAGQILAPIRQVHQVAKDITEHDLTGRVPVSGRDDISAVAETFNAMLDRLERASTTQQKFVDDASHELRTPITVVRGHLELLESEPERRAETLRLVDTELARMGRIVSDLLMLARAEQPNFVKVQEVDATSLTLDVETKAQALGDRRWRLMEIAEGTIRVDEQRVTQAVLQLAANAVQYTATGSTVRLGSRFEGRAADRVVVFWVADDGPGVEEHEASRIFERFHHGSANDAPPQHGSGSGQRDGAGLGLAIVRAIADAHRGSAWLTSTPGHGATFGITVPAPTAARDAGDEPAPAPEDGAAP; this is encoded by the coding sequence ATGATGGCGCTGATCGCCGTGACGGTGACCGCCCGGAGCATCTTCCTCACGCAGGTCGAGCAGGACGCCAACGCCGAGATCGCGCAGGAGTTCGACGAGTTCGCCCGCTTCGCGACGGAGGGCGTCGACCCGACGACCACGCGGCCGTTCGGCTCGGCCGAGCGGCTGCTCGCCACCTACCTCGCGCGGCAGTCGCCCGGCACCGGGGAGTCGATGGCCGGCGTGATCGGCACGCAGGTCGTCGGCACGCAGACGCCGGACCGCGGATCCACCCCCGACCTCGCCGACGCCGACGACCTGCTGGAGGACATGCTGGACCCGCGGCAGCGCTCCGGCTCCCTCCCCGAGACCGAGGACGGGCCGGTCCGCTGGGGCCGTGCGGAGTTCGTCGTCGGGTCGGAGACCGGAGCGCTCGTCATCGCGCAGTTCACCGACCAGGAGCGGGACGGGGTCGACGACGCCGTCGTCACCATCGCGTGGGTCGCGCTGGGCGGCCTGCTGCTCAGCTCGGTCATCGCGTGGCTGGTCGCCGGCCAGATCCTCGCCCCGATCCGGCAGGTGCACCAGGTGGCGAAGGACATCACCGAGCACGACCTGACCGGGCGGGTGCCCGTGAGCGGCCGCGACGACATCTCGGCCGTCGCCGAGACGTTCAACGCGATGCTCGACCGGCTCGAGCGGGCGTCGACCACGCAGCAGAAGTTCGTCGACGACGCCAGCCACGAGCTCCGGACGCCGATCACGGTCGTCCGCGGGCACCTGGAGCTGCTCGAGAGCGAGCCGGAGAGGCGGGCCGAGACCCTGCGCCTCGTCGACACGGAGCTCGCCCGCATGGGGCGCATCGTGTCGGACCTCCTGATGCTCGCCCGCGCGGAGCAGCCCAACTTCGTCAAGGTCCAGGAGGTGGACGCCACGTCCCTCACCCTGGACGTCGAGACGAAGGCGCAGGCGCTCGGCGACCGGCGCTGGCGGCTCATGGAGATCGCGGAGGGGACGATCCGCGTGGACGAGCAGCGCGTGACCCAGGCGGTCCTCCAGCTCGCCGCGAACGCCGTGCAGTACACGGCGACGGGATCCACGGTCCGGCTCGGGTCGCGGTTCGAGGGCCGGGCGGCGGACCGCGTGGTCGTGTTCTGGGTGGCCGACGACGGACCCGGCGTCGAGGAGCACGAGGCCAGCCGGATCTTCGAGCGGTTCCACCACGGCAGCGCGAACGACGCGCCCCCGCAGCACGGCTCCGGATCCGGGCAGCGCGACGGCGCCGGGCTCGGGCTCGCCATCGTGCGCGCCATCGCGGACGCGCACCGCGGCTCGGCCTGGCTCACCAGCACGCCGGGGCACGGCGCGACCTTCGGCATCACCGTCCCGGCGCCGACCGCGGCCCGCGACGCGGGCGACGAGCCGGCGCCCGCGCCCGAGGACGGGGCCGCGCCATGA
- a CDS encoding MarR family winged helix-turn-helix transcriptional regulator has translation MTTDPLALESQVCFQAVVAARTVVAVYRPILEPLGLTHPQYLVMLALWERDHRSISALGATLQLEPATLTPLLKRLQVAGFVDRARSTVDERVVVVSLTEAGRDLRERALDVPAQAAARTGLTIPELEALRDALDDVVGRLTGALADPAAAGPADTDAASLAAEGGRAA, from the coding sequence ATGACGACGGATCCGCTGGCGCTCGAGAGCCAGGTCTGCTTCCAGGCGGTGGTGGCCGCGCGCACGGTCGTGGCGGTGTACCGGCCGATCCTGGAGCCGCTCGGCCTCACGCATCCGCAGTACCTCGTGATGCTCGCGCTCTGGGAGCGGGACCACCGCTCGATCTCGGCCCTCGGGGCCACCCTGCAGCTCGAGCCCGCGACGCTCACCCCGCTGCTCAAGCGCCTGCAGGTCGCCGGCTTCGTCGACCGCGCACGGAGCACCGTCGACGAGCGGGTCGTGGTGGTCTCCCTCACCGAGGCGGGGCGCGACCTCCGGGAGCGCGCCCTGGACGTCCCCGCGCAGGCCGCGGCGCGCACCGGGCTCACGATCCCGGAGCTCGAGGCGCTGCGCGACGCCCTCGATGACGTGGTGGGCCGGCTGACGGGGGCTCTCGCCGACCCGGCTGCAGCCGGACCGGCGGACACGGATGCGGCGTCGCTCGCGGCGGAGGGCGGCCGCGCGGCCTGA
- a CDS encoding 6-phosphofructokinase, whose product MRIGILTSGGDCPGLNAVIRGAVLKGTTIHKQEFVGFRDGWRGVVDGDVMPLARRDIQGIGKQGGTILGTSRTNPFEGDGGVERIQENLDRLGIDAILAIGGEGTLAAAKRLTDAGLKIVGVPKTVDNDLDATDYTFGFDTAVQIATDAMDRLRTTGDSHSRCMVAEVMGRHVGWIALHSGMAAGAHAILIPEQKTSMDEIIGWVRSAYDRGRAPLVVVAEGFVPEHASDAHGERGLDAFGRPRLGGIGEQLAPIIEERTGIETRATTLGHIQRGGTPSSYDRVLATRLGLAAVDSVRDGHWGRMVALRGTDIVHVGFEEALGRLKTVPQQRYDEAAILFG is encoded by the coding sequence GTGCGCATCGGAATCCTCACCTCAGGCGGAGACTGCCCCGGACTCAACGCGGTCATCCGCGGGGCGGTGCTCAAGGGAACGACCATCCACAAGCAGGAGTTCGTGGGCTTCCGCGACGGCTGGCGGGGCGTCGTCGACGGCGACGTCATGCCGCTCGCGCGCCGCGACATCCAGGGCATCGGCAAGCAGGGCGGCACGATCCTCGGCACCAGCCGCACGAACCCGTTCGAGGGCGACGGCGGGGTGGAGCGGATCCAGGAGAACCTCGACCGCCTCGGCATCGACGCGATCCTCGCCATCGGCGGCGAGGGCACCCTCGCGGCTGCCAAGCGCCTCACGGACGCGGGCCTCAAGATCGTCGGCGTCCCCAAGACGGTCGACAACGACCTCGACGCCACCGACTACACGTTCGGCTTCGACACCGCGGTGCAGATCGCGACCGACGCCATGGACCGCCTCCGCACCACGGGCGACTCGCACAGCCGCTGCATGGTCGCCGAGGTGATGGGCCGCCACGTCGGCTGGATCGCGCTGCACTCGGGCATGGCCGCGGGCGCGCACGCCATCCTCATCCCGGAGCAGAAGACGTCGATGGACGAGATCATCGGCTGGGTCCGCTCGGCCTACGACCGCGGTCGCGCGCCGCTCGTCGTCGTCGCGGAGGGCTTCGTGCCCGAGCACGCGTCCGACGCGCACGGCGAGCGCGGCCTCGACGCGTTCGGGCGTCCGCGCCTCGGCGGCATCGGCGAGCAGCTCGCGCCGATCATCGAGGAGCGCACGGGCATCGAGACCCGCGCGACGACCCTCGGCCACATCCAGCGCGGCGGCACCCCGTCGTCGTACGACCGCGTGCTCGCGACCCGCCTCGGCCTCGCCGCGGTCGACAGCGTGCGCGACGGCCACTGGGGCCGCATGGTCGCGCTCCGCGGCACCGACATCGTGCACGTGGGCTTCGAGGAGGCGCTCGGCCGCCTCAAGACCGTGCCGCAGCAGCGCTACGACGAGGCCGCGATCCTCTTCGGCTGA
- a CDS encoding YcnI family protein, with the protein MTTSSTSSTSPRTRRILRSATALVGGVALAVAVPLAASAHVRVSPDQAAAGSYSTLTFKVPTESATATTTSVTVDLPKDTPFSSVSTEPVPGWTAAVTTAALDTPVKTEDATITEAPVAVTWTADDGEGLASGEFQRFTISVGPVPETGSIVLPAHQGYSDGSVVDWDEPTPASGEEPEHPAPTLYVEDAPPADPMSAMTTSTPAPEATVEAADTDASTGAVAVGLGVGGLALGAAALVVAVFALTRVRREAGGRA; encoded by the coding sequence ATGACCACCTCCTCCACTTCCTCCACCTCCCCCCGCACCCGCCGGATCCTCCGCTCGGCCACGGCGCTCGTCGGCGGCGTCGCGCTCGCCGTCGCCGTGCCGCTCGCGGCCTCCGCGCACGTGCGCGTCTCGCCCGACCAGGCGGCCGCCGGCAGCTACAGCACGCTGACCTTCAAGGTCCCGACCGAGTCCGCCACGGCGACCACCACGAGCGTCACGGTCGACCTGCCGAAGGACACCCCGTTCTCGAGCGTCTCCACCGAGCCCGTGCCCGGGTGGACCGCGGCGGTCACGACCGCGGCGCTCGACACGCCGGTGAAGACGGAGGACGCCACGATCACGGAGGCGCCCGTCGCGGTCACCTGGACCGCCGACGACGGCGAGGGCCTCGCGTCCGGCGAGTTCCAGCGGTTCACGATCTCGGTCGGCCCCGTGCCCGAGACCGGCAGCATCGTGCTGCCCGCCCATCAGGGCTACTCGGACGGCTCGGTCGTCGACTGGGACGAGCCGACCCCGGCCTCGGGCGAGGAGCCGGAGCACCCCGCGCCGACGCTCTACGTCGAGGACGCGCCGCCCGCCGACCCCATGAGCGCGATGACGACCAGCACCCCGGCGCCGGAGGCGACCGTCGAGGCCGCCGACACGGACGCCTCCACGGGCGCCGTCGCGGTGGGCCTCGGCGTGGGCGGCCTCGCCCTCGGGGCCGCCGCCCTCGTGGTCGCGGTCTTCGCGCTCACCCGCGTGCGCCGCGAGGCCGGCGGCCGCGCGTGA
- a CDS encoding thioredoxin domain-containing protein — MARHENEKVRAIREKARIERALDDRRRKRRRLIAQFSVAGGLVVVIAAIAGGVYLLGQSQAASAAGPVADATAPLSTGDEVRVASEPTGVSVGAADAPVTLDVFEDYSCPHCAQYEAEAGPMLDRIAATGQVRIVYHPIQIVTKYGQVAGSAAACVLAEEPDRWPAVHSALFDNHSTLTDSWTHADFVTWLTTEGVSSDAARTCVAEGRFSSWITKNTSDASAAGVTGTPTLRIQGDVVPTTAGQELVDALTAAGAQLPAGIAADS, encoded by the coding sequence ATGGCCCGGCATGAGAACGAGAAGGTACGCGCGATCCGCGAGAAGGCACGCATCGAGAGGGCCCTCGACGACCGCCGTCGCAAGCGCCGCCGCCTCATCGCCCAGTTCTCCGTCGCGGGCGGCCTCGTCGTCGTCATCGCGGCCATCGCCGGCGGCGTCTACCTCCTCGGCCAGTCGCAGGCGGCGAGCGCGGCGGGCCCCGTCGCCGACGCGACCGCGCCGCTGTCCACCGGCGACGAGGTGCGCGTGGCGTCCGAGCCCACGGGCGTGAGCGTCGGCGCGGCCGACGCCCCCGTCACGCTCGACGTCTTCGAGGACTACTCGTGCCCCCACTGCGCGCAGTACGAGGCCGAGGCCGGGCCCATGCTCGACCGGATCGCCGCCACCGGCCAGGTGCGCATCGTGTACCACCCCATCCAGATCGTCACGAAGTACGGGCAGGTCGCGGGCAGCGCCGCCGCGTGCGTCCTGGCCGAGGAGCCCGACAGGTGGCCGGCCGTGCACTCCGCCCTCTTCGACAACCACTCCACCCTCACCGACTCGTGGACGCACGCCGACTTCGTCACCTGGCTCACGACCGAGGGCGTCTCCTCGGACGCCGCGCGCACGTGCGTGGCGGAGGGCCGGTTCTCCTCGTGGATCACGAAGAACACGTCCGACGCCAGCGCGGCCGGCGTCACGGGCACTCCGACGCTCCGGATCCAGGGCGACGTCGTCCCGACGACCGCGGGCCAGGAGCTCGTGGACGCGCTCACGGCCGCGGGCGCGCAGCTGCCCGCGGGCATCGCCGCCGACAGCTGA
- a CDS encoding nucleoside/nucleotide kinase family protein, with amino-acid sequence MERSPDPRPPAGAAPLGDLDALACRALGLVRAGRRAVLAIAGSPGAGKTTLARALVARVDGIAGSGTAVHVPMDGFHLANATLDRLGRHDRKGAIDTFDGWGVLALVRRLRAETDHAVYAPSFDRAVDEGVAGAIPVEPAARLVVLEGNYLLVDEDPWARLAAELDESWYCATPDDARFARLVDRHTAGGRDADAAAAWARDVDGANAVLVEGTRHRADLVVDGTAAGVPEAIGGG; translated from the coding sequence ATGGAGAGAAGCCCGGACCCTCGACCGCCCGCCGGAGCCGCCCCGCTCGGCGACCTCGACGCCCTCGCCTGCCGAGCCCTGGGCCTCGTCCGCGCCGGCCGTCGCGCCGTGCTCGCCATCGCGGGCAGCCCGGGCGCCGGGAAGACGACGCTCGCGCGGGCGCTCGTGGCGCGCGTCGACGGGATCGCCGGATCGGGCACCGCGGTCCACGTGCCCATGGACGGGTTCCACCTCGCCAACGCCACCCTCGACCGGCTCGGCCGGCACGACCGCAAGGGCGCGATCGACACGTTCGACGGGTGGGGCGTGCTCGCCCTGGTGCGGCGGCTCCGCGCCGAGACGGACCATGCGGTCTACGCGCCGTCCTTCGACCGGGCCGTCGACGAGGGGGTCGCGGGCGCGATCCCGGTGGAGCCCGCCGCCCGGCTCGTCGTGCTCGAGGGCAACTACCTGCTCGTCGACGAGGATCCGTGGGCGCGGCTCGCCGCGGAGCTCGACGAGTCCTGGTACTGCGCGACGCCGGACGACGCGCGCTTCGCGCGCCTGGTGGACCGGCACACGGCGGGCGGGCGCGACGCCGACGCCGCAGCGGCCTGGGCGCGCGACGTCGACGGCGCGAACGCGGTGCTCGTCGAGGGCACGCGCCACCGCGCCGACCTCGTCGTCGACGGCACGGCGGCGGGCGTCCCGGAGGCGATCGGCGGCGGCTAG
- a CDS encoding aldose 1-epimerase family protein, whose product MPEDVSYIPRLPTGQQHEIVAEVDGRTQRMVIAEVGAALRVLQVDGTDLVQSYPDEARPPFCSGIVLAPWPNRIRDGIWQQGDVTHQLDITEVDRENAIHGLLENAPYRLVDRDEVSVTLAADVHPQRGYPFALETTVRYELTGQGVRVTHGIRNVGSADAPVAVGTHPFLRVGDVPTEDLEVVIDAPTHIEVDPVRLNPTGAQTAVEGTRFDLRGGVRVRDAQLDDAWADARVVDGVTRHGVQAPDGRRTEIWADGEFTYWQVFVTPWYPVADGHVWAVAVEPMTAPADAFNSGDGLITLEPGSEWSGTWGIDLHD is encoded by the coding sequence GTGCCCGAAGACGTGTCGTACATCCCCCGCCTCCCCACCGGCCAGCAGCACGAGATCGTCGCGGAGGTGGACGGACGCACCCAGCGCATGGTGATCGCGGAGGTCGGCGCCGCGCTCCGCGTGCTCCAGGTGGACGGCACCGACCTCGTCCAGTCGTACCCGGACGAGGCGCGTCCCCCCTTCTGCAGCGGCATCGTGCTGGCGCCCTGGCCCAACCGGATCCGCGACGGCATCTGGCAGCAGGGCGACGTCACGCACCAGCTCGACATCACCGAGGTCGACCGCGAGAACGCGATCCACGGCCTCCTCGAGAACGCGCCGTACCGCCTCGTCGACCGCGACGAGGTCTCCGTCACCCTCGCCGCCGACGTGCACCCGCAGCGCGGCTACCCCTTCGCCCTCGAGACCACCGTGCGCTACGAGCTCACGGGGCAGGGCGTCCGCGTCACGCACGGGATCCGGAACGTCGGCTCCGCGGATGCGCCCGTCGCCGTCGGCACGCACCCCTTCCTCCGCGTCGGCGACGTGCCGACCGAGGACCTCGAGGTCGTCATCGACGCGCCCACCCACATCGAGGTGGATCCCGTCCGCCTCAACCCGACGGGCGCCCAGACGGCGGTCGAGGGCACGCGCTTCGACCTGCGCGGCGGCGTCCGCGTCCGCGACGCGCAGCTCGACGACGCGTGGGCCGACGCCCGCGTGGTCGACGGCGTCACCCGCCACGGCGTGCAGGCGCCCGACGGCCGCCGCACCGAGATCTGGGCCGACGGCGAGTTCACCTACTGGCAGGTCTTCGTCACGCCGTGGTACCCCGTCGCGGACGGCCACGTGTGGGCCGTCGCGGTCGAGCCGATGACCGCGCCGGCCGACGCCTTCAACTCGGGCGACGGGCTCATCACGCTCGAGCCCGGATCCGAGTGGTCCGGCACCTGGGGCATCGACCTGCACGACTGA
- a CDS encoding LysR substrate-binding domain-containing protein — protein sequence MLEMRRLRLLRELKLRGTIGAVADALSFSPSSVSQQLSQLEREAGVTLLRRVGRRVVLTPQAEILVEHTTALLERLERAETEVNASLANVSGTIRVAAFQSALLALVPPALTILRDDYPDLRVEITMREPESGLHDVWARDHDLVIAEQYPAHAAPRPADLDREELCVDPLRLGLPPGRDDVRTLSDARRLPWVMEPAGTASRHFAEQVCRVAGFEPDVRYVTADLQAHIDLVRAGHAASVLPDLVWAGREPDVRLVGLPGSPRRTVFTSSRVGSLDRPGIRACRDALARAVEVMGQGAA from the coding sequence GTGCTCGAGATGCGACGGCTGCGGCTCCTGCGCGAGCTCAAGCTCCGCGGCACGATCGGCGCGGTCGCCGACGCCCTGTCGTTCAGCCCGTCGTCGGTGTCGCAGCAGCTGTCGCAGCTGGAGCGCGAGGCGGGCGTGACGCTCCTCCGCCGGGTCGGGCGGCGCGTGGTCCTCACGCCGCAGGCGGAGATCCTCGTGGAGCACACGACGGCCCTGCTCGAGCGGCTCGAGCGCGCCGAGACCGAGGTGAACGCGTCGCTCGCGAACGTGTCCGGCACCATCCGCGTGGCCGCGTTCCAGTCGGCGCTGCTCGCGCTCGTGCCGCCGGCGCTCACGATCCTCCGCGACGACTACCCGGACCTGCGGGTCGAGATCACGATGCGCGAGCCCGAGTCCGGCCTCCACGACGTGTGGGCGCGCGACCACGACCTCGTCATCGCCGAGCAGTACCCGGCGCACGCGGCGCCGCGGCCGGCCGACCTCGACCGCGAGGAGCTGTGCGTGGATCCGCTCCGCCTGGGCCTCCCGCCCGGCCGCGACGACGTCCGCACCCTCTCCGACGCCCGGCGCCTCCCGTGGGTGATGGAGCCCGCGGGCACGGCGTCGCGCCACTTCGCGGAGCAGGTGTGCCGGGTCGCGGGCTTCGAGCCGGACGTGCGCTACGTGACCGCGGACCTGCAGGCCCACATCGACCTCGTGCGCGCCGGCCACGCCGCCTCCGTCCTGCCCGACCTGGTGTGGGCCGGCCGCGAGCCCGACGTGCGGCTGGTCGGCCTGCCGGGCTCGCCGCGGCGCACGGTCTTCACGTCCTCGCGCGTCGGCAGCCTCGACCGGCCGGGGATCCGGGCGTGCCGCGACGCCCTCGCCCGCGCCGTCGAGGTGATGGGGCAGGGCGCGGCCTGA